The following proteins are co-located in the Flavobacterium sp. CECT 9288 genome:
- a CDS encoding YceI family protein, which yields MKKSFINSFLLLLIILVNTNGFAQKLITKTGNIKFQASMPSYEEVAAENKSVSAVLEQSTGDFAALVLIKGFRFKVALMEEHFNENYMESEKFSKSTLKGKIEDFDFSKITNTTKNFTLKGDLTIHGKTKPVSVIIKVVKVANGVNATGSFEVKPEDFNIDIPSIVSKKIADKVKIAYNFTLTK from the coding sequence ATGAAAAAATCCTTTATCAACTCCTTTTTACTCTTATTGATTATTCTAGTAAATACCAATGGATTTGCTCAAAAACTGATAACAAAAACAGGAAATATAAAATTTCAGGCTTCTATGCCTTCCTATGAAGAAGTTGCGGCTGAGAATAAAAGTGTATCTGCAGTTTTAGAACAATCAACGGGTGATTTCGCAGCTTTAGTTCTCATAAAAGGCTTTCGTTTTAAAGTGGCTTTAATGGAAGAACATTTCAATGAAAACTACATGGAATCAGAAAAGTTTTCGAAATCAACTTTAAAGGGAAAAATTGAAGATTTTGATTTTTCAAAAATAACAAATACCACAAAAAATTTTACTTTAAAAGGAGATTTAACCATTCACGGTAAAACTAAACCAGTATCAGTGATCATAAAAGTTGTAAAAGTTGCAAACGGTGTTAATGCTACTGGCTCATTTGAAGTGAAACCAGAGGATTTTAATATTGACATTCCTAGTATAGTGAGTAAAAAAATTGCCGATAAAGTAAAAATTGCATACAATTTCACATTAACTAAATAA
- a CDS encoding response regulator, translated as MSKVLVIEDNNEIRENIVEILELADYEVIVAKNGKEGVDMATIYLPNVILCDIMMPELDGYGVLYLLNKNTETTNIPFIFITSKSERLDLRKGMEMGADDYLTKPFGRLELLNAIESRLKKKECQHHFYSKSLESLDKIVSKNNGLNELKKIIAERKTRLFKKNQVIHYEGDNATGIYLVISGKIKTIKMTEDGHELMTGIYQKEDFLGINIILSSKPYDDTATAMEDSYLCFFPKIQFDQMLQQYPDVAGKFIEILSSEIRNKDAYLLQLAYQSVRKRLAEAILRLFKNETSIRISRDELAALTGTASETVSRTLTEFKNEGLIKKKGSVLTILNFDKICKMRN; from the coding sequence ATGAGCAAGGTATTAGTAATTGAAGACAATAATGAAATAAGGGAAAATATAGTTGAAATCCTAGAATTGGCAGACTATGAAGTCATTGTTGCTAAAAATGGAAAGGAAGGGGTTGATATGGCTACAATATATTTACCAAACGTCATTCTGTGCGATATCATGATGCCTGAATTGGACGGTTATGGAGTACTGTATCTCCTTAATAAAAATACCGAAACTACTAACATTCCCTTTATTTTTATTACTTCAAAATCAGAACGACTTGATTTGCGTAAGGGAATGGAAATGGGAGCCGATGATTATCTTACAAAGCCATTTGGTAGATTAGAACTTCTCAATGCTATTGAAAGTAGATTAAAGAAAAAAGAATGTCAACATCATTTTTACAGTAAATCTCTAGAGAGTCTGGATAAAATTGTTTCAAAAAATAATGGATTAAACGAGTTAAAAAAAATCATAGCCGAACGAAAAACTAGATTGTTCAAAAAGAATCAAGTCATACACTATGAAGGTGACAATGCTACTGGTATTTACCTTGTAATTTCAGGTAAAATTAAGACTATTAAAATGACCGAAGATGGTCATGAACTGATGACAGGAATATACCAAAAAGAAGATTTTTTAGGAATCAACATTATTCTTTCCAGCAAACCCTACGATGATACAGCAACTGCCATGGAAGATAGTTATTTATGCTTTTTTCCTAAAATTCAATTTGATCAAATGTTACAGCAATATCCTGATGTAGCAGGAAAATTTATTGAAATCCTTTCCAGTGAAATTCGGAACAAAGACGCATATTTATTGCAACTTGCTTATCAATCAGTTAGAAAACGACTTGCTGAGGCAATTTTGAGATTGTTTAAAAATGAAACTAGTATTAGAATTAGTAGGGATGAACTTGCCGCACTAACTGGAACCGCCTCAGAAACCGTAAGTCGGACATTGACAGAATTCAAAAATGAAGGTCTGATTAAAAAAAAAGGAAGTGTATTAACAATTCTTAATTTTGATAAAATTTGTAAAATGCGGAATTAG
- a CDS encoding PAS domain-containing sensor histidine kinase — protein sequence MEKSALLDALVHNAIDGIVTIDELGIVESINPSACKLFAYSEQEVLGKNISMLMPFGNKEAHDSYLKDYKMSGQSHIIGIGRELIGKTKKGNQFPFKIGVSEVNYAGRKIYAGFIHDLTQQKKDEERLKNYASHLEELVEERTKTLNDTIKALEKAKAKVSATLEKEKIIGKLKNRFLSMASHEFRTPLSTAHLSASLIEKYAEPLENANIIKHAGKIINAVTNLTTILNDFLYIEQLEVGKVNAKPTCFDLVQLAEEITEEMQLLAKDNQQIQHTHYGFQKAINLDQNLIKNSIINLITNAIKYSDDGCTIEFTTEINDTHCIICVKDEGIGIPDEDQLHLFEPFFRAHNTGNIPGTGLGLNIVARYIALMKGTVSCVSKIHKGTLFTLTFSTI from the coding sequence ATGGAGAAATCTGCTTTACTAGATGCCCTAGTGCATAACGCTATTGACGGAATCGTAACTATTGATGAACTAGGCATTGTAGAAAGTATTAATCCATCAGCTTGTAAATTATTTGCTTATTCAGAACAAGAGGTTTTAGGAAAAAATATATCAATGCTCATGCCTTTTGGTAATAAAGAGGCTCACGATTCCTATTTAAAAGACTATAAAATGTCTGGTCAATCCCATATAATTGGAATTGGAAGAGAACTAATAGGTAAAACTAAAAAGGGAAATCAATTTCCATTTAAAATTGGTGTAAGCGAGGTGAATTATGCAGGAAGAAAAATTTATGCGGGATTTATTCATGATCTTACCCAGCAAAAAAAGGATGAAGAAAGGCTTAAAAATTATGCTTCCCATCTAGAAGAACTTGTAGAAGAGCGAACAAAAACCTTAAACGATACGATTAAAGCACTTGAAAAAGCAAAAGCAAAAGTAAGTGCTACTTTAGAAAAGGAAAAGATTATTGGTAAATTAAAAAATCGTTTTTTATCAATGGCTTCGCATGAGTTTCGTACTCCCTTAAGCACAGCACATTTATCAGCTTCTCTTATCGAAAAATATGCTGAACCGTTAGAGAATGCTAATATCATCAAACATGCTGGTAAAATAATTAATGCTGTTACAAATTTGACCACCATACTAAATGACTTTTTATACATAGAACAATTAGAAGTAGGTAAAGTAAATGCAAAACCCACATGTTTTGATCTAGTGCAATTAGCCGAAGAGATTACTGAGGAAATGCAATTATTAGCAAAAGACAATCAGCAAATACAACATACTCATTATGGATTTCAGAAAGCTATAAACTTAGATCAAAATCTAATTAAAAATAGCATTATCAATCTAATTACCAATGCTATAAAATATTCAGACGATGGTTGTACTATTGAATTTACTACCGAAATAAATGATACACATTGTATCATTTGCGTGAAAGATGAAGGAATAGGGATTCCTGATGAAGATCAATTGCATTTATTTGAACCTTTTTTCAGAGCACATAATACGGGTAATATTCCAGGTACTGGACTTGGTTTAAATATCGTGGCACGTTATATCGCCTTAATGAAGGGTACTGTTTCGTGTGTAAGTAAAATACACAAAGGGACTTTATTTACACTAACATTTTCAACAATATGA
- a CDS encoding BON domain-containing protein: protein MITDDILRQHVIQVLKQELFSIDCNIIVISNNGIITLKGHVDTYHKKTQAERLSSKMTGVKSVINEIDLIINSWEEKKDIDITTEILNTFRWNWNTLNDTITVKAINGWVTLSGELEWNYQKEAAKEAIISLIGVKGVSNEIRIKSKDDIKIDAASLRLALQNHIALDSNDIEIEISESKITLKGTVESGSQKEIAGHIAWKTKGVISVENELLIEED from the coding sequence ATGATAACAGATGATATTTTACGGCAACATGTAATTCAGGTATTAAAACAGGAACTTTTTAGTATTGATTGCAATATAATAGTCATTTCAAATAATGGAATAATCACATTGAAAGGTCATGTAGATACCTATCACAAGAAAACACAAGCCGAAAGATTATCAAGTAAAATGACCGGAGTAAAATCAGTTATCAATGAAATCGATTTAATCATTAATAGTTGGGAAGAAAAAAAAGATATTGATATCACAACCGAAATTCTTAATACTTTCAGGTGGAACTGGAATACACTTAACGATACCATTACAGTTAAAGCAATAAATGGATGGGTGACTCTTTCAGGTGAATTAGAATGGAATTATCAGAAAGAAGCAGCAAAAGAAGCAATTATTAGTCTAATAGGTGTTAAGGGAGTTAGCAATGAAATTAGGATAAAATCAAAAGATGATATTAAAATAGATGCAGCATCCCTTAGGCTTGCATTACAAAACCACATTGCTTTAGACTCAAATGATATTGAAATAGAAATTTCAGAGTCAAAAATAACTTTAAAAGGTACTGTAGAATCAGGGAGTCAAAAAGAAATTGCAGGACATATTGCTTGGAAAACTAAAGGTGTTATAAGTGTTGAAAATGAATTACTGATTGAAGAAGATTAG
- a CDS encoding type 1 glutamine amidotransferase domain-containing protein, which produces MKILIVLTSHDTLGSSSLKTGFWIAEFAAPYFIFKDAGAIITIASPKGGQPPVDPKSEDEEAQTQYTQRFYKDNTAIDLVAHSIKLSEINHADYDAVFYPGGHGPLWDLANDTDSIKLIADFYTNKKPIAFVCHAPAALVHVKIQNGNYLVKGKQLTGFSNTEEEAVYLNKIVPFLLEDELTKIGALYSKGKDSESYVKQDGLLVTGQNAASSVAVAKLLLETLESEKQN; this is translated from the coding sequence ATGAAAATACTTATTGTACTTACATCACATGATACTTTAGGAAGCAGTAGCCTAAAAACTGGGTTTTGGATAGCGGAATTCGCAGCTCCATATTTTATTTTTAAAGATGCAGGAGCTATAATCACAATTGCTTCTCCTAAGGGTGGTCAGCCACCTGTTGATCCCAAAAGTGAGGATGAAGAGGCACAAACCCAATATACTCAAAGATTCTACAAAGACAATACTGCTATTGACCTAGTAGCGCATTCTATAAAATTAAGCGAAATAAACCATGCGGATTATGATGCTGTATTTTATCCTGGTGGTCACGGGCCATTATGGGATTTGGCAAACGATACCGATTCTATAAAACTCATCGCAGACTTTTACACTAATAAAAAACCAATTGCCTTTGTATGTCACGCACCAGCTGCTTTAGTACATGTGAAAATTCAAAATGGTAATTATTTAGTAAAAGGAAAACAACTAACAGGCTTTTCTAATACCGAAGAAGAAGCAGTCTACCTAAACAAAATAGTGCCTTTTTTACTGGAAGATGAACTTACAAAAATAGGTGCGCTTTATAGTAAGGGAAAAGATTCTGAATCCTATGTAAAACAAGATGGTTTACTGGTTACCGGACAAAACGCAGCCTCATCAGTAGCAGTGGCAAAATTACTTCTAGAAACGCTTGAAAGCGAAAAACAAAATTAA
- a CDS encoding OmpA family protein: MKKLVLLAISIACTLTANAQTAEKKWNIGNHGGVTQYHGDLGRSFYKTDKAFYGFGGLSVSRYLGKLFDVNLLLTKGTIGYNGDTGSFKSDFNAASFNLRFNLAAPEYVIRPYVVAGAGFILFDNQVNFDQDRIDYVLPTAGAGINFRLSPEIMLNLQETFSFSNKDQRDGVTAGEKDSYLSHMIGLTFNLGSVKDADQDGVSDKNDSCPDTLTGITVDKKGCPLDRDMDGVADYLDNCPDVSGTASLNGCPDKDNDGVTDSEDRCPELAGSKALKGCPDSDNDGVADLDDKCPNTKAGSKVDLVGCIMDSDNDGVMDDVDRCPDVAGLLALKGCPDSDGDGVANLDDRCPEIKGTMANKGCPEITKQDAVRITYLGSKIFFENNSDKLIVASLSQLDELTKILYKYAAASLVIEGYTDSNGSDQFNIELSQKRTESVRNYLIGKGIEATRITGIGKGESNPVATKATALGRAKNRRVELKTNY; encoded by the coding sequence ATGAAAAAATTAGTACTACTCGCTATAAGCATTGCATGTACATTGACAGCCAATGCACAAACAGCCGAAAAAAAATGGAACATAGGTAATCATGGAGGTGTAACTCAATATCATGGAGATCTCGGGCGTAGTTTTTACAAGACAGATAAAGCTTTTTATGGCTTTGGAGGTCTGTCGGTTTCCCGCTATTTAGGTAAACTTTTTGATGTCAATTTATTATTAACCAAAGGTACTATTGGGTACAATGGAGATACCGGAAGCTTTAAGAGTGATTTTAATGCGGCTTCATTCAACTTGCGTTTTAACTTGGCGGCTCCAGAATATGTCATCAGACCTTATGTAGTGGCTGGAGCTGGTTTTATTCTTTTTGACAATCAGGTTAATTTTGATCAAGATCGAATTGATTATGTTTTGCCAACTGCTGGAGCAGGTATCAATTTTAGATTATCCCCAGAAATTATGCTGAATCTTCAAGAAACTTTTTCTTTCTCCAATAAAGATCAAAGAGATGGAGTAACAGCAGGCGAAAAAGACAGCTACCTCTCTCACATGATTGGGCTAACCTTTAATCTTGGAAGTGTGAAAGATGCCGATCAGGATGGAGTTTCAGACAAAAATGATAGCTGTCCTGATACTCTAACAGGAATTACTGTAGATAAAAAGGGTTGCCCGTTAGATCGTGATATGGATGGTGTAGCCGATTACTTGGACAATTGTCCCGACGTTTCAGGAACTGCTTCATTGAATGGTTGTCCAGATAAAGACAACGATGGTGTTACTGATTCAGAGGATAGATGTCCAGAACTAGCTGGCTCCAAAGCATTAAAAGGTTGCCCAGATAGTGATAACGACGGCGTGGCCGATTTAGATGATAAATGCCCTAATACCAAAGCAGGAAGCAAAGTAGATTTAGTAGGTTGTATCATGGATAGCGATAATGATGGTGTCATGGATGATGTAGATCGTTGCCCTGATGTTGCAGGTCTGTTAGCTTTAAAAGGATGTCCTGATAGCGATGGAGACGGAGTCGCTAATTTAGATGACAGATGTCCCGAAATAAAAGGAACAATGGCTAACAAAGGTTGTCCCGAAATTACAAAACAAGATGCAGTGCGTATTACTTATTTAGGAAGCAAAATATTCTTTGAGAACAATAGCGATAAATTAATAGTTGCCTCATTATCTCAACTGGATGAACTCACAAAAATATTATACAAATATGCTGCGGCAAGTTTAGTTATTGAAGGATATACTGATAGCAACGGATCTGATCAATTTAATATTGAACTATCACAAAAACGAACCGAGTCGGTACGAAATTATTTGATCGGGAAAGGCATTGAAGCAACCAGAATAACTGGGATAGGAAAAGGCGAAAGCAATCCCGTAGCAACAAAAGCAACTGCACTAGGTCGAGCTAAAAACCGTAGAGTAGAATTGAAAACAAACTATTAA
- a CDS encoding pesticidal protein Cry7Aa has translation MIQVKKEGVLLTKTLFSFEDEGVLNPAAIREGNFVHLFYRAVSQGNHSSIGYCKLEGPLLVVNRHKKPLLSPEFDYECQGMEDPRIVRIEDIYYLTYTAYDGINALGCLAISKDLIHFEKKGIIVPQISYAAFDQLAEQSSPINQKYFRYNEHISALESDKEKSLVWDKNVIFFPRKINGKFYFMHRIKPDIQIVVGVEDLKNLTEAFYQDYFGHFNDYVVLTSKYDHEISYVGGGCPPIETDQGWLIIYHGVKDGLNGYVYSACAALLDLENPKEEIARLPYPLFKPELDWELKGEVNNVCFPSGAVVFEDTLYIYYGAADERIATASVSLSGLIKELLLYNKQDDK, from the coding sequence ATGATACAAGTCAAAAAAGAAGGGGTACTGTTAACCAAAACGTTATTTTCATTTGAAGATGAGGGTGTATTAAATCCCGCAGCCATAAGAGAAGGCAATTTTGTACATCTCTTTTATCGTGCAGTAAGCCAAGGCAATCATTCTAGCATTGGGTATTGTAAACTTGAAGGACCTTTATTAGTAGTGAATAGACACAAAAAACCACTGCTTTCACCTGAATTTGACTACGAATGTCAAGGCATGGAGGATCCCAGAATTGTAAGAATAGAAGACATATACTACTTAACTTATACTGCCTATGATGGTATAAACGCGTTAGGATGTCTTGCCATTTCAAAAGATTTAATTCATTTTGAAAAAAAAGGAATTATTGTACCGCAAATTAGTTACGCTGCATTTGATCAACTGGCAGAGCAAAGTAGTCCTATTAATCAAAAATATTTTCGTTATAACGAACACATCAGTGCTTTAGAATCTGACAAGGAAAAATCACTAGTTTGGGACAAAAATGTTATTTTTTTTCCGAGAAAAATAAACGGAAAATTCTATTTCATGCACCGCATAAAACCTGACATTCAAATAGTTGTAGGTGTTGAAGATTTAAAAAATTTAACCGAAGCATTCTATCAGGATTATTTCGGCCATTTTAATGATTATGTAGTACTTACCTCAAAATATGATCATGAAATTAGTTATGTAGGTGGAGGCTGTCCTCCTATAGAAACAGATCAAGGTTGGCTAATAATTTACCATGGTGTAAAAGATGGACTCAATGGATATGTTTATTCGGCATGTGCTGCTTTACTGGATTTAGAAAATCCAAAAGAAGAAATTGCTCGCTTACCGTATCCCCTATTCAAACCCGAATTAGATTGGGAATTAAAGGGCGAAGTAAATAATGTGTGTTTCCCATCAGGTGCAGTAGTATTTGAAGACACTTTATACATTTATTATGGTGCTGCAGACGAGAGAATTGCTACTGCTTCTGTTTCGCTATCAGGATTGATCAAAGAATTATTACTTTATAACAAACAAGATGATAAATAA
- a CDS encoding glycosyltransferase, translating to MINKLRLNCNNTYPAKNSKSYSLNKTQIKEKESLPEILFITTYPPRECGIATYSQDLILALNNKFQNTFNIKIAALELQNNKYAYDDEVTYVLETDNTYSYDALAQNINSNKDIALALIQHEFGLFKTNEADFILFLKAINKPIIIVFHTVLPNPSEILKENIAEMNALVDSFIVMTNASAKLLENDYGILKNKITVIPHGTHLVKHTDKEALKEKYNLSKRRVISTFGLLSSGKSIETTLDAMPLIVVENPDILFLIIGKTHPSVVKEEGEIYRNSLEQKIEILGLKEHVKFINAYLPLEQLLDYLQLTDIYLFTSKDPNQAVSGTFSYAISCGCPVISTPIPHASELLKNGGGIIIDFENSEQLQKQVLNLLNNPQLCKEISNKGIHKMAPTAWENAAIAHALLLNSVMDRKSKLKYKTPAINLEHFKSLTTPFAMIQFSIINKPDLNSGYTLDDNARALVAMCQHFELTNDEKDLAYITQYYQFIQFCQQKDGSFLNYVNENKKFTDQNSENLEDSNGRAIWALGFLVSMHDLLPESLITQAKKTMQAALESATSMHSTRAMAFTIKGIYYSNKKEMNFENKALIKLLANRLVQMYRHESKANWHWFESYMTYGNSILPEAILCAYLATGDMIYKEIAKTSFDFLLSKTITENSIKVISNKGWLHYNKAVTKEVIGGEQPIDVAYTILALAKFYDTFKNTAYLQKMETAFSWFLGNNHLQKIIYNPCTGGCYDGLEEDYMNLNQGAESTVSYLMARLTIQKCRAEIEYNKTKTVFTDNRNLQLVN from the coding sequence ATGATAAATAAATTAAGATTAAATTGCAACAATACGTATCCAGCTAAAAATAGTAAATCGTATAGTTTGAATAAAACTCAAATCAAAGAAAAAGAAAGCCTGCCCGAAATTTTATTCATTACCACTTATCCGCCTCGTGAATGTGGTATAGCTACCTACTCACAGGACTTAATTTTAGCATTAAACAACAAATTCCAAAATACCTTTAATATTAAAATTGCAGCCTTGGAATTGCAAAATAATAAGTATGCTTATGATGATGAGGTAACTTACGTATTAGAAACAGACAATACATATTCTTATGATGCTCTTGCACAAAATATCAATAGTAATAAGGATATAGCTCTTGCATTAATCCAACATGAGTTTGGTTTATTCAAAACGAATGAAGCAGATTTTATCCTTTTTTTAAAAGCGATAAATAAACCCATAATTATTGTTTTTCATACCGTACTGCCCAATCCAAGTGAAATATTAAAAGAAAACATAGCCGAAATGAATGCGCTTGTAGATTCATTTATAGTTATGACAAATGCTTCGGCAAAATTATTGGAAAACGATTACGGTATTTTAAAAAATAAGATTACCGTCATTCCACACGGAACTCATTTAGTAAAACATACGGATAAGGAAGCTTTAAAAGAAAAATACAACCTATCAAAAAGAAGAGTGATTTCAACTTTTGGTTTATTGAGTTCTGGAAAATCAATAGAAACTACTTTAGATGCCATGCCCTTAATTGTTGTTGAAAATCCAGATATTCTTTTTCTTATAATTGGAAAAACACATCCTTCGGTGGTTAAGGAAGAAGGTGAAATATACCGCAATAGTTTAGAGCAAAAAATCGAAATATTAGGGCTAAAAGAGCATGTAAAATTTATCAATGCTTACTTACCACTTGAGCAATTACTGGATTATTTGCAACTTACGGATATTTATCTTTTTACCTCAAAAGATCCAAATCAAGCGGTGAGCGGAACATTTTCTTATGCTATAAGTTGTGGTTGTCCCGTAATTTCTACCCCTATTCCCCATGCTTCTGAATTATTAAAAAATGGAGGCGGAATAATTATTGACTTCGAAAATTCAGAGCAATTGCAAAAACAAGTTTTAAATTTATTAAACAATCCACAGTTATGTAAGGAAATCTCCAATAAAGGCATTCATAAAATGGCGCCAACAGCTTGGGAAAACGCTGCAATTGCACATGCCTTGTTGTTAAATAGTGTAATGGATCGAAAATCTAAATTAAAGTACAAAACTCCCGCAATCAATTTAGAACACTTTAAAAGTTTGACCACGCCTTTTGCAATGATACAGTTCTCCATTATCAACAAGCCCGATTTAAATAGCGGCTACACTCTAGATGATAATGCAAGAGCATTAGTAGCCATGTGTCAGCATTTTGAATTGACAAATGATGAGAAAGATTTGGCCTATATCACTCAATATTATCAGTTTATCCAGTTTTGTCAACAAAAAGACGGTTCCTTTTTGAATTATGTAAACGAAAATAAAAAGTTTACAGATCAGAATAGTGAAAATCTAGAAGACTCTAACGGAAGAGCAATTTGGGCGCTAGGATTTCTAGTTTCTATGCATGATTTATTACCAGAATCATTAATCACCCAAGCCAAAAAAACAATGCAAGCTGCCTTGGAATCAGCTACCAGCATGCATTCAACAAGGGCAATGGCATTTACTATAAAAGGAATTTATTACAGCAATAAAAAAGAAATGAATTTTGAAAATAAGGCGCTCATAAAACTATTAGCGAACCGATTAGTTCAAATGTACAGACATGAATCTAAAGCAAATTGGCATTGGTTTGAGAGCTATATGACCTATGGAAACAGCATTCTTCCCGAAGCCATACTTTGTGCTTACCTTGCTACCGGCGACATGATTTACAAAGAAATAGCCAAGACTTCCTTTGATTTTTTATTATCAAAAACAATAACTGAAAATTCTATCAAAGTCATTTCGAATAAAGGATGGTTACACTATAACAAAGCCGTTACAAAAGAAGTAATTGGCGGAGAACAACCTATTGATGTTGCCTATACCATCTTGGCTCTAGCTAAATTTTACGATACTTTTAAAAATACTGCCTATCTACAAAAAATGGAAACAGCTTTTAGTTGGTTTCTGGGTAACAATCATCTCCAAAAAATAATTTACAATCCGTGCACAGGTGGTTGTTATGATGGTTTAGAAGAAGACTACATGAACCTCAATCAAGGAGCCGAATCTACGGTTAGTTATCTTATGGCAAGACTAACAATACAAAAATGCAGAGCAGAAATAGAATACAATAAGACTAAAACAGTTTTTACTGACAATAGAAACTTACAGCTTGTAAATTAA
- a CDS encoding 2-hydroxyacid dehydrogenase, which translates to MKIAIFSTKYYEREYLDKFNVDGKHQLTYFETPLNAETVSVVKGFDAVSIQLTDKLDANVIDQLAKANIKLIDLRTAGYDNVDLEAAAKHNIKVMRVPAYSPQAIAEHATALILTLDRKTHKAYNRVRENNFSLQNLMGFNLFEKTVGVVGTGKIGTAFCQIMLGFGCNVIANDILPSKSLIEKGVKYVSFEKLLEQSDIISIHCPLTPKTRHLFNNVTFSKIKKGTMIINTSRGAIINTKDAIKALKNAQIGYLGIDVYEGEENLFFKDLSDKIIKDDQIERLMSFNNVLITPHQSFFTKEALYEIARVTISNFNSFEDKVKTENEVVFAIP; encoded by the coding sequence ATGAAAATAGCCATCTTCAGTACAAAATATTACGAACGTGAATATCTTGATAAATTTAATGTTGATGGTAAACACCAACTCACCTATTTTGAAACTCCGCTAAATGCAGAAACAGTTTCCGTTGTAAAAGGTTTTGATGCAGTAAGCATTCAATTGACTGATAAACTAGATGCTAATGTAATTGACCAACTTGCAAAAGCAAACATAAAACTGATTGACTTGCGAACGGCTGGCTATGATAATGTAGATTTAGAGGCTGCTGCAAAGCATAACATAAAAGTGATGCGCGTACCCGCTTATTCGCCTCAAGCCATTGCAGAACACGCAACCGCATTAATCTTAACACTCGACAGAAAAACACATAAAGCTTACAATAGAGTTCGGGAAAATAATTTTTCGCTTCAAAATTTGATGGGTTTTAATCTGTTTGAAAAAACGGTTGGTGTTGTTGGAACCGGAAAAATTGGAACTGCTTTTTGTCAAATAATGCTTGGATTTGGTTGCAATGTTATCGCAAATGATATTTTACCATCTAAATCACTGATTGAAAAAGGAGTCAAATATGTTTCTTTTGAAAAATTATTAGAACAATCTGATATTATCTCAATTCATTGTCCCTTAACTCCAAAAACTAGACATCTTTTTAATAATGTGACTTTTTCAAAAATAAAAAAAGGAACTATGATCATTAATACAAGTCGAGGAGCCATTATCAATACCAAGGATGCAATCAAAGCGCTTAAAAATGCTCAAATTGGATATTTAGGAATCGATGTGTATGAAGGCGAAGAAAACCTTTTCTTTAAAGACTTATCAGATAAAATTATAAAAGACGACCAAATCGAAAGACTAATGTCTTTTAATAATGTTTTAATTACGCCACACCAATCTTTCTTTACTAAAGAAGCTTTATACGAAATTGCTAGGGTAACAATCAGTAATTTCAATTCATTTGAAGATAAGGTAAAGACAGAAAATGAAGTAGTTTTCGCCATTCCATAA
- a CDS encoding BON domain-containing protein has translation MKSNEELQKNVVDAINWEPLLQAAEIGVMTNRGVVTLTGSVNTYAKKNGAEQAAKNVAGVATVLEDIKVVCGTNNSRPDPEIKNVIEDIFMWHWDIPTEKIKVIVENGWVFLSGQLEWNYQKEATKNALNNLIGITGITNNIKIISLSKDTIKKKDIEIAIERNCAIKNKDIRVYVVDNVVTLIGHVDSCYQKNEASRIAWNAPGVTQVQNDLYIEFDD, from the coding sequence ATGAAAAGCAACGAAGAACTGCAAAAAAATGTTGTGGATGCAATCAATTGGGAACCCCTATTGCAAGCCGCAGAAATTGGGGTAATGACTAATAGAGGCGTGGTTACTCTAACCGGATCAGTAAATACTTATGCTAAAAAAAACGGAGCTGAACAAGCTGCTAAAAACGTAGCTGGAGTAGCAACAGTACTCGAAGATATCAAAGTTGTTTGTGGTACTAATAACAGTAGACCTGATCCTGAAATTAAGAATGTAATTGAGGATATTTTTATGTGGCATTGGGATATTCCAACCGAAAAAATTAAAGTCATTGTTGAAAATGGATGGGTGTTTTTAAGTGGTCAACTGGAATGGAACTATCAAAAAGAAGCAACTAAAAATGCACTTAATAACCTCATCGGAATTACAGGAATTACAAATAACATCAAGATAATTTCATTATCAAAAGACACCATTAAAAAAAAAGATATTGAAATTGCCATTGAGCGCAACTGCGCAATAAAAAACAAAGATATCCGTGTTTATGTAGTTGATAATGTGGTCACTTTAATAGGACACGTAGATTCTTGCTATCAAAAAAATGAGGCTAGCAGAATTGCGTGGAATGCTCCAGGTGTTACGCAGGTACAAAATGATTTATATATTGAATTTGACGACTAA